The genome window CTAAATTCTATAAAGATAATTTACCAACTCTGCATCTCAACCTCACACGCAACCCAATAATAGATGCAAGTAAAAAGGAAGGATATGGTCCTATATACAAATAGTTTCTTTTACAGGGTACATACAAATAGCTTTACTTGTTTACTAAACATGAGGAACAATATAACTTCCAGCCTCCAGGACTCTGCAGTGCAGGGTTGCATGCAAAATCCTTAAGAAGGTGTACTGCTTGGTGTTATTTCCAGAAGTCGATACTGGAAAGCATATTTGTTCCCCAAAATATGCTAATCACAATAGAAATAAATGATACATGAGCTAAAAAGTTCATTTTTCCTGCTTCACATTATTCTTTGTTGGATACGAGGTTTAAAAAACAATCTGTTACCGCTACAACATCATAAGCATTAAACCCAATAAATATTAGAAAACGGGCAGCTTAATACCTGTGGACCACATTTCGCTCATGAAGGTAAACCAATCCATTAAGGATCTGCCTTGTGTATGCAGAGACTTGCGATTCTCGTAGTTTATACTTTTGATAGAGGGATGAAAGAGAACCTTGTGTAACAAGCTCAATAAAAATATAGAGTTTAGATTCTTCCTGCATTGAAACATAAACAGATCACATGGCTGAAAAATATTACTAGATATGCATTTAAATAGATTGTACAAATGACAAATGATTACTTAAATTAAATAATCTTTAGAACTAAAAGCATAACCAGGCAATATCAAAAGAACTGCAAAGTACCTTGTCAGTTCCATAATACTGGACTATATTTTCATGTTCAAACTGACTTAGGAGTGCAATTTCCTGAAAACCACAAAAAAATTAGAGCTGTGCACAAGTAATGACAGGTGTAGCTGCAAAGACAACAGATGATATTATAACACAGCCAATAACAATCAAGGTCAGCAGCTATAACCTGTTCAAGTGCAAGAATAGATTGTTGCGCATTGTTTCCTTGGTCAAGCAAAGATACTTCCTTCACAGCAAAAAACGCACCCTCACTGCATATATGtcattaaaataaattaatctTTTCAAATGCACGACAAAAAAGATGAAGAGTGCACTTTACACTATTCTAAGTGGTGCTTGACTTAAACTTCTATAATCAGGTGAAATGCATTCTCTTTGTCACTCCTAAGAATCTTTCGAAGATGAATCAGGCATTAAATTCCTTAAGTATTTTGCATGAAAGAAATTCGTCTGTACATTGGTAATAAGTTAGCTACATCTTCCAAAGGTTGCAATTTGCAACTAAAAAGGATCTTTTCAGGACAAGTTACCATAAGGTTGCATGTAGCAGGATACTGATGGCAAACAATTGGAAATCGATCAATAAATGTCTGTTGAGAGTACTTGTTCCATACCGTACTGTATGCTATAATTTCCCCAAACTCAACCTACATCCCTAAAGTCTGTCTTAAGTTTGCCAGATTGGCGAGACAGTAAAGTAGTAAACAAGATAAAGCACCCAATATATTCAATCACAGACTGACCAGGTTAATAACTTAATATGCGCTCTTGGACTGCATGGCAAGAGTGTGTACAGAAAGGATGCTTGTTACATGACTCTTCAAAATAAGTCAAATCAGAACTTATCCCTTAGTCCTAGCAAATTAGATAACATCATTTACATGAGATACCAGAGATACTAACTTCACAAAGGCTATTTCATGCTATAATGGTAGTGGCTCCAGCGCTTTATCACTTCGCCACCCATAATTCATATATTAGGCAATCTATAATACAGTGGATTTTGCATAAACAGTGTTCATATGCATGTTACACTCGCACCATCACAAGGTACTTGCAAGATGTGATAtggtacatacatatataaggTTCAGAGAACTACAGTTAATTGTCCTAGCCTCTGTGTCTTCTCAACATGTCCATGTTGTGTGGGGcaaattttttggatttttctatTTGTAAAGTGATTTTTTCTTAATTATATGTCACCTTCTTAGCCATTAGATTAACACCCAATCAAACAATCCAGTTATCACCATACAAATCCGATGGTCCCAAAAAAGTGACATAGACTTAAGAAAAAACCAGGcaacttaaaaataataatctgagcatttttttcagaaaataaTAAACCAACAAATGACAAATGTGGTGACCGTCGCTCAAAATCACTAGAACAGGCCAAGGGGTAACACACTTATATGTCGGCCAACGCGTTGTTAGTGCTTTGGATATAAAGGGATCATTGGTTGTTAACCAcagcttcaaaaaaaaaaaaaatctttcaaaaGGTGTCAATTTGTTGGTAAGCAATAAACATCCTTCTCGATGACATATGGGATCTTTTGACCTACACCAGGTTTTAGCAATGGCATACACATTGACAGGAAATGACAGGAAAGTGGTCTACCCTCTTATGCTGCCAAACCATGTTTCTTTAGAGTTCTATAGCATTCCGATTTCCTTGATGATCTATAGAACTTcagtttaaaaaattaaaatgaattaCAAAAATCTAACGTCCAGTTGCCTACCTAAATCATGATTGGAGGTAAATTCTAGGCACCAAGTGAAAAAGTTGTGCCAAGTTTCTACAAAAGAGGATATTTAGACTAGCTAAGCCTATCTTTCATCAAAATAACCGAAGAAAAGGCTAAATACCAGGACAACTTTTAATATATAACTAAATTAGACAGAGGGCTGCAGTACCTTTTTGATAACTGATATTAACAATGCAAACGACATGAACATACAGTAAAATtcaaactagcactgatacttaCTCACTGATCCCCTCGTACACCATCCCGAATGAGCCGCTTCCCAGAAGAACACCACGCATCCATGACTTAATATTCCGCTTGAACTTCCCATTCGGTGAGATGATGAACATAGCCTCCGTAGTTGTACTGGATGCATCGTCATCGTTCGTTGTCGACAATGAAGATGTTCCGGTGAACCCTTCGAAGGTCTCTTCTATTCTCAACTCTTTCAGCTCCCTCTCCACCGCTGCCACCCCATCCTCAACCTCGTCCTCTTCCTCTGTGTCCGACATGTGACCAGTGTCCACACGTTCATGAGCCCCTCCCAGTTCACTTCTCTCTTCCCTGGGAGCAAACGACTGCACAATGTCCCAAGCCGACCTAGTCACGTCATCAGCAACAAAGGACCTCCTCACCGGCGGCGACGCGAGTGCCGTGATTGGTGGAGGCGGGGAGAGCACGGGTGGCCGGGCGCCCCGTATCCCGACctcccctcttcttctccttggcgAGGGGAGGGGCAAGCCCGCGATGGGAGCCACAACAGCAACGGCTGGGGCAGCCTTGGGGGATTTCTCGGGCGCCGCAACAGAGGGCTCCTCCGCCGAGTCGGTGGCGGTGGAAGTGGACGAAGAGTGGAAGGACTCCTCAGGAATGGGGGCAGGGACGGAGAGTGGCGGCTGGACCTCGGGCGCGGAGACCGAGCGGGCAACGGGCGAGAGTTCGTCGGCAGGAGGGGACGGGACTAGGCGGGAGCGCGGGAGGTCGGAGGAGCGCGCCTCCCAGGCGGCGACGGGGATTGCGAAGTTCTCGGGCCCCGCAACAGAGGGCTCCTCCGCCGAATCGGTGGCGGTGGAAGTGGACGAAGAGTGGAGGGACTCCTCAGGAATGGGGGCAGGGACGGAGAGAGGCGGCTGGACCTCGGACGCGGAGACCGAGCGGGCGACAGGCGAGAGTTCGTCGGCAGGAGGGGACGGGACTAGGCGGGAGCGCGGGAGGAGGTCGGAGTTGGAGCGCGCCTTGCGCGCCTCCCAGGCGGCGACGGGGATGGCGAACTCCTCGGGCCCCGAGAGCCCCAGGCTGCGGCAGAGCTCGTCGACCTCCCCCTCGGCGCTCCCGCTGATGCGGAAGTCGGCTCCGGGAGGCCCGGGGGCCAGGTCGAGCGAGCGAGACGGGCGGAGCCCCAGCGACCGCTGCTGCTCCatcgacgacgaggacgaccaCGACGCGCCCGCCGACGAAGACGCCCCCGTCCCTACCTCGTAGTCGATGTGCTTCGCCGCGTTGCGGCGATCCAGCCGCGGGCTCCGTCCGCGGctcccgctgccgctgccgccgccgctgcggctGCTGGAGTCCATGGAGGCGtccgcgccgccgcggcggcccaAGGAGGAGGATTGCTTACGGCTCCACGAGAACATCTGGATCCATACAAGGAGTGAAACTCACACCTGCACACTCCGCTCCATGGGAGCCGGTCGGAATTCGAACTCAATTTCACAGCTGCGGTTGCGCCGCAGCACCGAGGAAGGATTGGGGGGCGGGGGAGCTCGGCTGCTTGCGAGGAGGGCAAGTGGCGTATGAGGTGGCGTCATCGAATTTTCAATATAAAAGGGAGCACGCTTTAGGCCAATGCCAGGTGGGTCCACATTTCAGTGGGGGCCAACATCAGTGAAGTGGAGGTGGACGGCTGGCTCTTTTGTGGGTGGGTTTAAGGAAGGGGCGAAAGACTGGCCGGACGCGGGTTGACTGCGAcgacgaggggggggggggggtgcggtAAGAACTAAGAAGGGTCGATTCAGGCTCGCGTGGGTCCCGGATGTCAGTAGGGGAGCGGAGGGGTAAATAAACGGCTGCCGTTGGCGTGGATGTGAGGTCAGTTGGGGCGGGGGCGTGTGAACGGGGGCCGTTGTCTGATCCACCGCCTGTCAATGGCTGGGGCGCTGGCGCGAACGGCGCACGGCGGCGGTTGCCGGTGAGGCAGGCAAGAAAATTTTGCCCGGGGAGTGCGATAGCTGCCTCAGTCTCGGCCGTTGGATCGAAAAACAGCACGTGGGATCAGCGGCGGATCTTCGAGATAAGGCTATCTAAACAAACTCCAAGCTCACGTCCTACTCAAGTTCGACTAGTTATAGGTTTGATTTGAGCTCAGCTCAATCTTAAAACGAGCTAAACTTGAGTCCGGATCAAGACTCGCGAATCTCGCAAGCTCGAGTTCGATAAAACACGAGTTAAGGAatattacaatttttatttGAGTTTATCACCTATTAAATTTATAGGGTTTTAATTTTTCTTACGTATCTCTAAAATCTAAGAAGACGTTGCAAGGATCGTAAAGGAGGAATCATCCTCAAGCCTACCTAGATGatcacgttacaataactaaccAAAACAACAAAACCTACTTGAGATTTCTTTCGTTATCGAGCTTAGACGAGCCGAATTTGATCCTACTCGAACTTAACTTGAGTCAAGCTCGGGCACATCCCCAAACTCGATTGTCATGTAGATTCGCTCGAGATCGACTCAACCTTTTATCGAGCTCGAACCTGACAGAATAAGCTCGGCTCACTGACTGACCTCCTTTTAAGAAatgcctcccccccccccccaattatCGGCTGCCACTCACATATACCTTTTCAAGCCTCCTTCTATTGTTATGCAAGACTCTATCCATAACTTTATTGTGTCTGCCACTGCGTGGGACCATGCATTTATGCTGGAGTTGTTGGAATTGGTCTCGGCCTTATCCCTAACGTGACCGAGATAAAAGAAGGTTCGTTTTTCCCTCCGTGCGCTCTGATCGGGAGCCCCAATCAACAAATAGTGGTGGTCCC of Phragmites australis chromosome 3, lpPhrAust1.1, whole genome shotgun sequence contains these proteins:
- the LOC133913118 gene encoding mitogen-activated protein kinase kinase kinase 1-like, which translates into the protein MFSWSRKQSSSLGRRGGADASMDSSSRSGGGSGSGSRGRSPRLDRRNAAKHIDYEVGTGASSSAGASWSSSSSMEQQRSLGLRPSRSLDLAPGPPGADFRISGSAEGEVDELCRSLGLSGPEEFAIPVAAWEARKARSNSDLLPRSRLVPSPPADELSPVARSVSASEVQPPLSVPAPIPEESLHSSSTSTATDSAEEPSVAGPENFAIPVAAWEARSSDLPRSRLVPSPPADELSPVARSVSAPEVQPPLSVPAPIPEESFHSSSTSTATDSAEEPSVAAPEKSPKAAPAVAVVAPIAGLPLPSPRRRRGEVGIRGARPPVLSPPPPITALASPPVRRSFVADDVTRSAWDIVQSFAPREERSELGGAHERVDTGHMSDTEEEDEVEDGVAAVERELKELRIEETFEGFTGTSSLSTTNDDDASSTTTEAMFIISPNGKFKRNIKSWMRGVLLGSGSFGMVYEGISDEGAFFAVKEVSLLDQGNNAQQSILALEQEIALLSQFEHENIVQYYGTDKEESKLYIFIELVTQGSLSSLYQKYKLRESQVSAYTRQILNGLVYLHERNVVHRDIKCANILVHANGSVKLADFGLAKEMSKINMLRSCKGSVYWMAPEVINPKKMYGPSADIWSLGCTVLEMLTRQVPFPNVEWTNAFFMIGRGEQPPIPSYLSKEAQDFIGQCVRVDPEKRPSASQLLEHPFVNRPLRASFESSSPPANDRVRY